One stretch of Nicotiana tabacum cultivar K326 chromosome 18, ASM71507v2, whole genome shotgun sequence DNA includes these proteins:
- the LOC142172593 gene encoding uncharacterized protein LOC142172593 has translation MKVVKLNANYNAILQNKIPQKYGDPDSFTIPYSLGSENFDKALCNLSSSINLMLLLIFKKGELGVIESVLVFLQLADQTTIILEGIIELVRVYKFVFPVDFIVVDMEVNKEVPLILGRPFLCSGRDILDINEVQLMLRVRNEKVVSQMKRMMRYLCDKTSTYACFNLDVVREFAEQHKLDKLVGDSLEICIT, from the coding sequence ATGAAAGTGGTAAAACTCAATGCAAATTATAATGCCATACTACAGAATAAAATTCCCCAAAAATATGGGGATCCCGACAGCTTCACTATACCTTACTCGTTGGGGAGTGAAAATTTTGACAAGGCTTTGTGCAACTTAAGTTCATCCATTAACTTGATGCTATTATTGATTTTTAAGAAAGGAGAACTAGGAGTGATCGAATCTGTGCTAGTATTTTTGCAATTGGCTGATCAGACCACTATCATACTAGAGGGCATAATTGAGCTGGTGAGGGTGTACAAGTTTGTCTTCCCAGTAGACTTCATTGTAGTAGACATGGAAGTGAATAAGGAGGTACCTCTAATCTTGGGGAGACCATTCCTATGCAGTGGTCGGGATATTCTTGACATAAATGAGGTCCAACTCATGCTACGAGTGAGAAACGAAAAAGTGGTGTCTCAAATGAAGAGAATGATGAGATACCTATGTGATAAAACATCTACTTATGCATGTTTCAACCTGGATGTGGTAAGAGAGTTCGCTGAACAACACAAGCTTGACAAGCTGGTAGGTGATTCATTGGAAATATGCATTACTTAA